GATCGTGGTCGGGTCCACGTTCTATTTCGGGCTGACCTGGATCATGGGCCTGCCAGGTCTGAGGAGGTTCAAGAACAGGACCATGCACGTCGCCGCCGTGTTCATAGCGGTCTATCTGCTCTTCAACACCGGACTGGTCTATGCGCTGACAAATGACGGTCCGACCTCCATAGCGCTCAGCACGGACGTGGTCTATCCGAACTTCACCGATGCGGAGCTCAAGCAGGCGATGTGGACGCAAAGCAGCCTCATCTCTGGCCAGATGATCTCCGCCGACCGTATCGGCAGGATCGTCTGCGGTGGGTTCGGATGGTTCAATATAGATCGGGACAATCATATGTTCAACCCTGTCGATCCGGGTGAACTGATGTATCTCGGCCATAATAACTTGGAACAGATGAAATTCTACGATACTAAAGGGCTGGAACATCCCATCTCGGTGGATTCGCTGTGGGCCAACCCGGTGGTGTATAGTTCCGAGTATTCAAGGACACTGTACATCAACACCAAATGACCCCTGGATATGTGACGCGGTATACGGACCAAGCTCGCTGCCATGTCTCGCGAATAAGGTCGCGATTCATAGTCCGGCAAATTATTGTTTCCCGTCCATATTTTGCTATATCGATCCATCAGTGTCCGCGGTCAGAGGTCGATGCCAGGATGGTCCATTCAACGGATCCGTTTGATGTAATTGTACAAGGTTGAGTCGGATTTTACCTCAACAATTTATATATAGAGTACTTCCTTTTTGTGGCCTACCAATGAAAATGCTGGACCGCAAGAACTGGGACCTATTGTCCATTATCATTCTCGCGTTGCTCTTGATAGGGGCGGCGTTGGCATTGTCCAGCACGACCTTGCCGATCATCTTGGGCATACCGTTCCTCATTTTCCTTCCGGGATATGCGATATTGTCGGTCCTGTTCCCCGCGCTCAAGGACCTGAACATCCTCGAGCGGGCGGCCATCTCCTTCGGCATCAGCATCGCCATCATCCCAGTGGTCGGCATCGGTCTCAACGTGACCAAGTTCGGGGCAATACTGTCATCGATCCTGGCGATCATTTCCGTGATCGCTCTGGTCTTCGCAGTGATCGGACTGGTCATCCGGATAAGAACCCTGAGGCCATATCTTCCGGTCGCTCCTGGGAAGGCCTGGAGATGGGTCACTTCCTTCGCCCGCAAGGGCGGCAACATGCAGAAGATCGCGAGCGTGGCATTGGTCATAGCCCTCCTCGGCACGGTGTTCGCCCTGATGTTCGTGGTCGCCAATCCCCCTCAGGGACAGAGCTTCACCGAGTTCTACATCCAGAACAGCGAGGGGAAGGCGACAAACTATCCGCACAACCTGGCGGTGGGCCAGGCGGCCTCGGTGACTCTTGGCATAATCAACCACGAGCACCGGCAGGTGAACTACTCCCTGGAGGTCTGGCTGACCGGCATCACCATCGTGAACAATGTGACCAGCATACATTCGATGTATCTCTTCGAGACCAGGAACATCAGCCTGGCTCACGTGCCGGTCGATGTCCAGGACAACACCACCAGGCAGTACGAGACGAACTACACGTTCCAGGTGCAGCTTCCCGGAGTGTATAAGCTGTTCTTCCTGCTCTATCTCGACCATGAGCCGGCCCTTCCGGCCGATCCGATCCCGTACAATAACTACGCTGCATCGGAGTCGTTCCGCATCACCGACGCGATAGACAATAACGTGATTAGTCTCAACCTGCCCTTGAACGTCACCTGAACGAGCACAGTGCGATCAGGAGGCGGATCTCAAATGCTGTGCATCCTGCGCACTTCTTAGAATTTCAAAGGTATAAGCCTCAAATGGGAACGAATTCAGAAAATGAACATGATGGGCTTGCCGGACCCGAATAGATTTGATGCAAGTATGCCATTCAATAAAATATGAAAATGAAAGTTTAGTTCAACGG
The Methanomassiliicoccales archaeon genome window above contains:
- a CDS encoding DUF1616 domain-containing protein gives rise to the protein MKMLDRKNWDLLSIIILALLLIGAALALSSTTLPIILGIPFLIFLPGYAILSVLFPALKDLNILERAAISFGISIAIIPVVGIGLNVTKFGAILSSILAIISVIALVFAVIGLVIRIRTLRPYLPVAPGKAWRWVTSFARKGGNMQKIASVALVIALLGTVFALMFVVANPPQGQSFTEFYIQNSEGKATNYPHNLAVGQAASVTLGIINHEHRQVNYSLEVWLTGITIVNNVTSIHSMYLFETRNISLAHVPVDVQDNTTRQYETNYTFQVQLPGVYKLFFLLYLDHEPALPADPIPYNNYAASESFRITDAIDNNVISLNLPLNVT